One Diospyros lotus cultivar Yz01 chromosome 1, ASM1463336v1, whole genome shotgun sequence genomic window carries:
- the LOC127800125 gene encoding uncharacterized protein YKR070W isoform X3, producing the protein MLGINILPAQVLQGHTPFKQLLKRFENDLIIAVGKGEPAEVMYEYDFKNVLSIDEYAFCFDNIDPLAPYKKWTTSHVLKHNSTIRSNVCSQRVQAAFIVSDSVDWSRDIQVLCDILRTGGLPGREIAHQPPLYFAHDDLAYQAVFPSERFGMGAFRIALESIFNSIHHNPLEYTTFGKPNPLVFRNAETVIAEVLALSRDCQTVNHVIGESHVFKTLYMIGDNPSVDIKGARQAGHPWFSILTRTGVFRGKGNHAEHPADLVVDTVEEAVDYILRKEGIL; encoded by the exons ATGTTGGGTATCAATATATTACCTGCACAG GTTTTACAAGGACATACTCCTTTCAAGCAGCTGCTGAAGAG ATTTGAAAATGACCTTATTATTGCTGTGGGAAAAGGAGAACCTGCTGAGGTGATGTATGAATATGATTTCAA AAATGTACTCTCTATAGATGAGTATGCATTTTGCTTTGACAATATTGATCCCCTAGCACCATATAAGAAGTGGACAACCTCACATGTTCTTAAACACAACAGCACCATTAGAAGCAATGTTTGCTCACAGAGGGTGCAGGCAGCATTCATTGTGAGTGATTCTGTTGATTGGAGCAGGGATATTCAG GTTCTATGTGACATATTAAGAACAGGAGGTCTTCCTGGAAGGGAAATTGCTCATCAACCACCTCTGTATTTTGCACACGATGACCTTGCATATCAG GCTGTGTTTCCAAGTGAACGTTTTGGTATGGGTGCTTTCCGAATTGCATTAGAGTCCATCTTCAACAG CATTCACCATAATCCTCTGGAGTACACAACTTTTGGGAAGCCAAATCCACTTGTATTCAGGAATGCTGAAACTGTAATAGCAGAAGTGCTTGCTCTGAGTCGTGACTGTCAGACAGTGAATCACGTGATCGGAGAAAGCCATGTTTTCAAAACCCTCTACATGATAGGAGATAATCCTTCTGTGGACATTAAAGGTGCAAGACAG GCCGGACATCCTTGGTTTTCCATTCTGACAAGGACGGGGGTTTTCAGAGGAAAGGGAAATCATGCAGAGCATCCAGCAGATCTG GTGGTTGACACCGTTGAGGAGGCCGTGGATTATATCTTGAGGAAGGAGGGCATCCTGTGA
- the LOC127800125 gene encoding uncharacterized protein YKR070W isoform X1 produces the protein MRFSQILAKATSQSRRKSSLLLPSRSFSQVQSLSDRPSFGIAFDIDGVILRGNIPIGGSPSALRRLYDDSLRTLKVPYVFLTNGGGVPESKRAFELSKMLGINILPAQVLQGHTPFKQLLKRFENDLIIAVGKGEPAEVMYEYDFKNVLSIDEYAFCFDNIDPLAPYKKWTTSHVLKHNSTIRSNVCSQRVQAAFIVSDSVDWSRDIQVLCDILRTGGLPGREIAHQPPLYFAHDDLAYQAVFPSERFGMGAFRIALESIFNSIHHNPLEYTTFGKPNPLVFRNAETVIAEVLALSRDCQTVNHVIGESHVFKTLYMIGDNPSVDIKGARQAGHPWFSILTRTGVFRGKGNHAEHPADLVVDTVEEAVDYILRKEGIL, from the exons atgagattttctcAGATCCTTGCCAAAGCGACGTCTCAGAGCCGACGGAAATCATCTCTGCTACTTCCCTCGCGATCCTTCTCGCAGGTTCAATCGCTCTCAGACCG GCCATCGTTCGGTATTGCATTCGACATCGACGGCGTAATTCTTCGCGGCAACATTCCCATCGGAGGCTCTCCAAGTGCTCTCAGACGATTATATGACGATTCACTCC GCACTTTGAAAGTCCCCTATGTTTTCTTGACAAACG GAGGTGGAGTCCCTGAATCTAAGAGAGCGTTTGAGTTGAGCAAAATGTTGGGTATCAATATATTACCTGCACAG GTTTTACAAGGACATACTCCTTTCAAGCAGCTGCTGAAGAG ATTTGAAAATGACCTTATTATTGCTGTGGGAAAAGGAGAACCTGCTGAGGTGATGTATGAATATGATTTCAA AAATGTACTCTCTATAGATGAGTATGCATTTTGCTTTGACAATATTGATCCCCTAGCACCATATAAGAAGTGGACAACCTCACATGTTCTTAAACACAACAGCACCATTAGAAGCAATGTTTGCTCACAGAGGGTGCAGGCAGCATTCATTGTGAGTGATTCTGTTGATTGGAGCAGGGATATTCAG GTTCTATGTGACATATTAAGAACAGGAGGTCTTCCTGGAAGGGAAATTGCTCATCAACCACCTCTGTATTTTGCACACGATGACCTTGCATATCAG GCTGTGTTTCCAAGTGAACGTTTTGGTATGGGTGCTTTCCGAATTGCATTAGAGTCCATCTTCAACAG CATTCACCATAATCCTCTGGAGTACACAACTTTTGGGAAGCCAAATCCACTTGTATTCAGGAATGCTGAAACTGTAATAGCAGAAGTGCTTGCTCTGAGTCGTGACTGTCAGACAGTGAATCACGTGATCGGAGAAAGCCATGTTTTCAAAACCCTCTACATGATAGGAGATAATCCTTCTGTGGACATTAAAGGTGCAAGACAG GCCGGACATCCTTGGTTTTCCATTCTGACAAGGACGGGGGTTTTCAGAGGAAAGGGAAATCATGCAGAGCATCCAGCAGATCTG GTGGTTGACACCGTTGAGGAGGCCGTGGATTATATCTTGAGGAAGGAGGGCATCCTGTGA
- the LOC127800125 gene encoding uncharacterized protein YKR070W isoform X2 codes for MRFSQILAKATSQSRRKSSLLLPSRSFSQVQSLSDRPSFGIAFDIDGVILRGNIPIGGSPSALRRLYDDSLRTLKVPYVFLTNGGGVPESKRAFELSKMLGINILPAQVLQGHTPFKQLLKRFENDLIIAVGKGEPAEVMYEYDFKNVLSIDEYAFCFDNIDPLAPYKKWTTSHVLKHNSTIRSNVCSQRVQAAFIVSDSVDWSRDIQVLCDILRTGGLPGREIAHQPPLYFAHDDLAYQAVFPSERFGMGAFRIALESIFNSIHHNPLEYTTFGKPNPLVFRNAETVIAEVLALSRDCQTVNHVIGESHVFKTLYMIGDNPSVDIKGARQAGHPWFSILTRTGVFRGKGNHAEHPADLGLGRGFRRGLKARNCG; via the exons atgagattttctcAGATCCTTGCCAAAGCGACGTCTCAGAGCCGACGGAAATCATCTCTGCTACTTCCCTCGCGATCCTTCTCGCAGGTTCAATCGCTCTCAGACCG GCCATCGTTCGGTATTGCATTCGACATCGACGGCGTAATTCTTCGCGGCAACATTCCCATCGGAGGCTCTCCAAGTGCTCTCAGACGATTATATGACGATTCACTCC GCACTTTGAAAGTCCCCTATGTTTTCTTGACAAACG GAGGTGGAGTCCCTGAATCTAAGAGAGCGTTTGAGTTGAGCAAAATGTTGGGTATCAATATATTACCTGCACAG GTTTTACAAGGACATACTCCTTTCAAGCAGCTGCTGAAGAG ATTTGAAAATGACCTTATTATTGCTGTGGGAAAAGGAGAACCTGCTGAGGTGATGTATGAATATGATTTCAA AAATGTACTCTCTATAGATGAGTATGCATTTTGCTTTGACAATATTGATCCCCTAGCACCATATAAGAAGTGGACAACCTCACATGTTCTTAAACACAACAGCACCATTAGAAGCAATGTTTGCTCACAGAGGGTGCAGGCAGCATTCATTGTGAGTGATTCTGTTGATTGGAGCAGGGATATTCAG GTTCTATGTGACATATTAAGAACAGGAGGTCTTCCTGGAAGGGAAATTGCTCATCAACCACCTCTGTATTTTGCACACGATGACCTTGCATATCAG GCTGTGTTTCCAAGTGAACGTTTTGGTATGGGTGCTTTCCGAATTGCATTAGAGTCCATCTTCAACAG CATTCACCATAATCCTCTGGAGTACACAACTTTTGGGAAGCCAAATCCACTTGTATTCAGGAATGCTGAAACTGTAATAGCAGAAGTGCTTGCTCTGAGTCGTGACTGTCAGACAGTGAATCACGTGATCGGAGAAAGCCATGTTTTCAAAACCCTCTACATGATAGGAGATAATCCTTCTGTGGACATTAAAGGTGCAAGACAG GCCGGACATCCTTGGTTTTCCATTCTGACAAGGACGGGGGTTTTCAGAGGAAAGGGAAATCATGCAGAGCATCCAGCAGATCTG GGTTTGGGGAGGGGCTTTAGGAGAGGGCTGAAAGCAAGAAATT GTGGTTGA